A genomic segment from Capra hircus breed San Clemente chromosome 15, ASM170441v1, whole genome shotgun sequence encodes:
- the LMO2 gene encoding rhombotin-2 isoform X1, with product MSSAIERKSLDPSEEPVDEVLQMPPSLLTCGGCQQNIGDRYFLKAIDQYWHEDCLSCDLCGCRLGEVGRRLYYKLGRKLCRRDYLRLFGQDGLCASCDKRIRAYEMTMRVKDKVYHLECFKCAACQKHFCVGDRYLLINSDIVCEQDIYEWTKINGMI from the exons GGAGCCGGTGGACGAGGTGCTGCAGATGCCCCCGTCCCTGCTGACATGCGGAGGCTGCCAGCAGAACATCGGGGACCGCTACTTCCTGAAGGCCATCGACCAGTACTGGCACGAGGACTGCCTCAGCTGTGACCTCTGCGGGTGCCGGCTGGGCGAGGTGGGCCGGCGCCTCTACTACAAGCTGGGCCGGAAGCTCTGCCGCCGAGACTATCTCAG GCTTTTCGGCCAAGATGGTCTCTGTGCATCCTGTGACAAGCGGATCCGTGCCTACGAGATGACGATGCGGGTGAAGGACAAAGTGTACCACCTGGAATGTTTCAAATGTGCTGCCTGTCAGAAGCATTTCTGTGTGGGTGACAGATACCTCCTCATCAACTCCGACATAGTGTGTGAACAGGACATCTACGAGTGGACTAAGATCAATGGGATGATATAG